A genomic stretch from Onychostoma macrolepis isolate SWU-2019 chromosome 02, ASM1243209v1, whole genome shotgun sequence includes:
- the si:ch73-14h1.2 gene encoding putative defense protein yields MNKLFLILVFGLNLHAVTAFSNGGVTLACMSMTPNHRNNTASMLEPPYSVTTDVSNYTQGQVITVTLQANETAFKGFLLQARDETGPVGTFTVMGSDAQLLNCGTEGSAVSHRSNVNKSTIVAQWKAPNTNNADISFRATFVQSFSLFWVGVQSDPVRFVGTNTTVPPPQTTTHNSSPPQMTTHNSSPPQMTTHNSSPPQMTTYNSSPPQMTTHNSSPPQMTTYNSSPSVSLAIYLLLLPLLASGNYIKTG; encoded by the exons ATGAATAAACTGTTTCTCATCCTGGTTTTTGGGCTGAATCTTCATGCTGTAACTGCATTCAGCAATGGAGGGGTGACTCTGGCATGCATGTCTATGACTCCTAATCATAGAAATAATACTGCCTCTATGTTAGAGCCTCCATATAGTGTCACCACAGACGTCTCAAACTACACACAGGGTCAGGTGATCACAG TGACACTGCAAGCAAATGAGACTGCGTTCAAGGGCTTTCTTCTTCAGGCCAGGGATGAGACGGGTCCAGTAGGAACTTTCACAGTCATGGGAAGCGATGCTCAATTACTCAACTGTGGAACAGAG GGCTCAGCTGTCAGTCACAGATCAAATGTTAATAAATCAACTATTGTGGCTCAATGGAAAGCTCCTAACACCAACAACGCAGATATTTCGTTCAG GGCAACATTTGTGCAGAGTTTCTCTCTCTTCTGGGTTGGCGTTCAAAGTGATCCTGTTAGATTCGTGGGCACAAATACAACAGTCCCCCCACCCCAAACGACAACTCACAACTCTAGTCCACCCCAAATGACAACTCACAACTCTAGTCCACCCCAAATGACAACTCACAACTCTAGTCCACCCCAAATGACAACTTACAACTCTAGTCCACCCCAAATGACAACTCACAACTCTAGTCCACCCCAAATGACAACTTACAACTCTAGTCCATCAGTGTCTCTCGCAATCTATCTTCTTCTTTTACCTCTGCTGGCAAGTGGCAattatataaaaactggatga